One Drechmeria coniospora strain ARSEF 6962 chromosome 01, whole genome shotgun sequence genomic region harbors:
- a CDS encoding translation initiation factor IF-3 — translation MTAIRPSNCAFSVRRALYRVFVSPRAPRFPVRSLAANWSWTVVDQARRYAKPRAPPRPASLGAADADDADERAFDRRYTTAKDVERSGRDRPPQDHEITDPQIMVIDGGATEGPLAPAYVLTKLTSAESLRMVRPYVPADAKAGRPHAQLAVCKIVNKRDEYARQKELKEKRKTSAAAKPKSKELELTWSIGDHDLATKMRQMAGFLAKGMKVELMLARKKGGKQVTGDEAADVVRRVRDEATANGAREGKPASGQVGGTMRLYFEGNAKAP, via the coding sequence ATGACGGCCATCCGACCGAGCAATTGCGCCTTCAGCGTGCGCCGAGCCCTCTATCGAGTCTTCGTCTCGCCGCGAGCCCCACGGTTTCCCGTCCGCAGCCTTGCCGCGAACTGGTCGtggaccgtcgtcgaccaggCCCGTCGTTACGCCAAGCCTCGAGCACCCCCTCGACCGgcctccctcggcgccgccgacgccgacgatgccgacgagcgcgCCTTCGACCGTCGCTACACGACAGCCAAGGACGTGGAGCGCTCCGGCCGCGACCGCCCTCCTCAGGACCACGAGATCACGGACCCCCAGATCAtggtcatcgacggcggcgccacAGAGGGCCCCCTCGCGCCCGCCTACGTGCTCACGAAGCtgacgtcggccgagtcgcTCCGCATGGTCCGACCGTacgtgccggccgacgccaaAGCTGGCCGGCCGCATGCCCAGCTGGCCGTCTGCAAGATCGTCAACAAGCGGGACGAGTACGCGCGGCAGaaggagctcaaggagaAGCGCAAGacttcggcggcggcgaagccaaAGTCGAAGGAGCTCGAGCTGACATGGTCCATCGGCGACCACGACCTGGCCACCAAGATGAGGCAGATGGCCGGCTTCCTGGCCAAGGGCATGAAGGTGGAGCTCATGCTCGCGAGAAAGAAGGGCGGCAAGCAGGtcaccggcgacgaggctgccgacgTCGTGAGGAGGGTGAGGGACGAGGCCACGGCAAACGGGGCGAGGGAAgggaagccggcgagcggGCAGGTCGGCGGCACCATGAGGCTGTACTTTGAGGGCAATGCCAAGGCACCGTAA
- a CDS encoding Mitochondrial inner membrane protease subunit 1, whose translation MMSHFLGHPLRFAISTLKATCITHLTFTHLLQVSPAQGPSMLPTFSVDGDWIVADMTSRRGRGVSVGDLVLYKIPIFAAQHGVKRVVAMPGDYVSLGTPGERGEEQMIQVRPIPSPCLLPSRESRQSDGRNGQVPEGHCWIVGDNLPASRDSRQFGPLPLALVQGKIIAKILPWKEKSWMSNNVGLVQES comes from the coding sequence ATGATGTCCCACTTCCTCGGCCACCCCCTGCGCTTCGCCATATCTACCCTCAAGGCAACGTGCATCACTCACCTCACCTTCACCCACCTGCTCCAGGTTTCCCCGGCCCAAGGCCCCTCGATGCTGCCCACCTTttccgtcgacggtgactGGATCGTCGCCGACATGACGTCGCGCCGCGGCAGGGGGGTCTCCGTCGGCGATCTCGTCCTCTACAAGATCCCCATCTTTGCCGCCCAGCATGGCGTCAagcgcgtcgtcgccatgcccgGGGACTACGTCTCTCTCGGGACGCCCGGGGAGAGAGGCGAGGAGCAGATGATTCAGGTTCGGCCGATTCCCTCCCCGTGCCTTTTACCCTCCCGTGAGTCGCGGCAATCTGACGGACGGAACGGTCAGGTTCCCGAGGGCCATTGTTGGATTGTGGGCGACAACTTGCCTGCCTCCAGGGACTCTCGTCAGTTTGGTCCCCtgcccctcgccctcgtccaaGGGAAAATCATCGCCAAGATCTTGCCCTGGAAGGAGAAAAGTTGGATGAGCAACAATGTCGGGCTGGTGCAGGAATCCTAA
- a CDS encoding 6-hydroxy-D-nicotine oxidase, protein MTPCWLTLALHLGLAASISNANHACHALEKAVPGSVAVPGSAAYLEAGRYWSERQAELRPSCFFIPADTQEVSRGMKVLTGLDTPFSVKSGGHTAFEGGSSSDAGVTIDLVRLNGIVVSEDRRTVSVGPGNRWINVSRTLDPLGLAVVGGRECDVGVGGLVLGGGISYFSGRHGWACDNVGEFEVVLSSGRAVNASASENPDLYRALRGGGGSNWGIVTRFDLVAFEQGALWASSLIFPASSNGTLVSRFRELAVDGLATDPDAHAYMVFMRNPTLGRDVVLASFYHATVPGGGGVPDVFAPFQSVRGALVNTTVVADVSTLSESIREPYGSRQTWWDTSVRLGAGSARLLEDILPLFEALSEKLRSALGSDDVRTLLVFQPIPTNVLRQMQKNGGNALGLHPDDGPLMIVQLAIKWDDDLVDDLVEASSAEFISSVESMAKSRQLLKGYVYMNYAGRSQHVLERYGEQSYRRLKETANKWDPEGLLQKLWKGYFKIDGE, encoded by the exons ATGACTCCCTGCTGGCTGACACTTGCTCTTCATCTCGGCCTGGCGGCCTCGATTTCCAATGCCAACCATGCG TGCCACGCCTTGGAGAAGGCTGTCCCCGGAAGCGTTGCCGTTCCTGGCTCGGCCGCCTACCTTGAGGCCGGCAGATACTGGTCGGAGAGACAAGCCGAGCTGCGGCCCAGTTGCTTCTTCATCCCGGCCGACACGCAAGAGGTCTCCCGGGGCATGAAAGTGCTGACCGGCCTCGACACTCCCTTTTCCGTCAAGAGCGGAGGGCACACGGCGTTCGAGGGGGGCTCCAgctccgacgccggcgtcacAATCGATCTCGTCCGTCtcaacggcatcgtcgtgTCCGAGGACCGCAGAACGGTGTCGGTCGGGCCGGGGAACCGCTGGATCAACGTGTCCAGGACGCTCGACCCCCTCggcctggccgtcgtcggcggcagggagtgcgacgtcggcgtcggcggcctcgtcctcggcggcggcatctcCTACTTCTCGGGCAGGCATGGCTGGGCCTGCGACAACGTCGGGGAGTTCGAGGTCGTCCTGTCGTCGGGTCGGGCCGTCAACGCGTCGGCGTCCGAGAACCCGGACCTCTACCGGGCGcttcgcggcggcggcggttccAACTGGGGCATCGTCACGCgcttcgacctcgtcgccttcgagCAGGGTGCCCTCTGGGCGAGCAGCTTAATCTTCCCCGCCTCGTCCAACGGCACACTCGTCTCTCGCTTCCgggagctcgccgtcgacggactgGCGACGGACCCCGACGCGCACGCCTACATGGTTTTCATGCGTAACCCGACCCTCGGCCgggacgtcgtcctcgccagcTTCTACCACGCCACGGTtccgggaggcggcggcgttccCGACGTGTTCGCGCCCTTCCAGTCGGTCCGAGGAGCGCTCGTCAACACGACGGTCGTGGCCGACGTCTCGACCCTTTCCGAGAGCATCAGGGAACCGTACGGCTCGCGACAGACGTGGTGGGATACCTCGGTGCGGCTCGGTGCGGGTTCGGCCCGGCTTCTCGAGGACATACTGCCCCTGTTCGAAGCCCTCTCCGAAAAGCTCCGCTCGGCTCTGGGGTCCGACGACGTGCGCACCCTTCTCGTCTTCCAGCCGATCCCGACAAACGTCTTGCGGCAGATGCAGAAGAACGGTGGAAACGCGCTCGGGCTGCACCCCGACGATGGACCCTTGATGATCGTGCAGCTGGCGATAAAATGGGACGACGATCTGGTCgatgacctcgtcgaggcgagctCGGCAGAGTTCATCTCGTCCGTCGAAAGCATGGCGAAGAGCAGGCAGCTGCTGAAAGGTTACGTGTACATGAACTACGCCGGCCGATCGCAGCACGTACTCGAGCGGTACGGGGAGCAGAGTTACCGCAGGCTGAAGGAGACGGCGAATAAATGGGATCCCGAGGGGTTGCTTCAGAAGCTCTGGAAGGGATACTTTAAGATCGACGGCGAATAG
- a CDS encoding Vacuolar protein 8 — protein sequence MATTPPDGVAAIFARHNDLFSTENMYSAPSLRPAWEEAAGTTSIDAPGEAPVALHHPIRSSPTALLLVIISSKPDRPSQPPTPRPLHRCIPSRRRLVTPSLPVAGRQLPPSSSTTTTTSPAVAPPRTTFTTAPPAALDHLPTQAVAVRAIVAAMGGCHSSCCGGRARDGLYEPVLADSEREAVADLLQYLENVRHGSHRPASSSTLTFDQRGETDFFSGEPLRALSTLVFSENIDLQRSASLTFAEITERDVREVDRDTLEPILFLLQSPDIEVQRAASAALGNLAVNTENKVLIVQLGGLTPLIRQMLSPNVEVQCNAVGCITNLATHEENKAKIARSGALGPLTRLAKSRDMRVQRNATGALLNMTHSDENRQQLVNAGAIPVLVQLLSSPDVDVQYYCTTALSNIAVDANNRRKLASSEPKLVQSLVNLMDSSSPKVQCQAALALRNLASDEKYQLDIVRANGLHPLLRLLQSSYLPLILSAVACIRNISIHPMNESPIIEANFLKPLVDLLGSTDNEEIQCHAISTLRNLAASSDRNKALVLDAGAVQKCKQLVLDVPVTVQSEMTAAIAVLALSDDLKTHLLNLGVCDVLIPLTHSPSIEVQGNSAAALGNLSSKGTVPPRARPRGLSVVDSGAVGEYSIFVQNWNEPNGGVHGYLGRFLQSGDATFQHIAVWTLLQLFESEDKSLIGLIGKADDIIEHIRSIANRQVEGEPEFDEDDEGEVVEPGAVANVRLVGETSGLEASPRLATSAGPPSRATTRTKGSHGVFGSGKPRRTDARLAAVLLIGSSAVMLPPRPCILDVSFGDFGPLRLAGGSESSEPAVRAGVTGPGRKTGGWHFVQAYLFSASDVISQH from the exons ATGGCAACGACCCCACCTGATGGAGTTGCTGCCATCTTTgcacga cacaacgACTTGttcagtacggagaacatgtacagtgctccgtccctgcga CCTGCCTGGGAGGAAGCCGCTGGGACGACGTCCATCGACGCCCCAGGGGAGGCGCCGGTTGCCCTTCACCACCCGATCCGAAGTTCCCCCACAGCTCTTCTTCTCGTCATCATCTCCTCCAAGCCAGATCGACCATCACAACCACCCACCCCTCGCCCGCTGCACCGCTGCATCCcatcgcgtcgtcgtctcgtgaCACCCTCGCTCCCCGTCGCTGGCCGACAGCTG cccccgtcctcgtcaacaacaacaacaacgtcCCCGGCCGTCGCTCCGCCGAGGACCACATTCACCACCGCTCCGCCCGCCGCCCTTGACCATCTCCCAACCCAGGCCGTAGCCGTCAGAGCCATCGTCGCAGCCATGGGTGGCTGTCACTCATCGTGCTGCGGGG GACGAGCCCGCGATGGCCTCTACGagcccgtcctcgccgacagcGAGCGGGAGGCCGTTGCCGACCTGCTTCAGTACCTAGAAAACGTCCGTCACGGATCGCACCGCcctgcttcgtcgtcgactctgACCTTTGACCAGCGTGGCGAGACCGACTTCTTCTCGGGCGAACCCCTCCGAGCCCTGAGCACCTTGGTCTTTTCCGAGAACATCGATCTCCAGCGAAGCGCGAGCCTCACCTTTGCCGAGATCACCGAGCGAG ATGTCCGAGAGGTCGACCGGGACACGCTCGAGCCCATCCTTTTCCTGCTGCAGAGCCCCGACATTGAGGTGCAGAGGGCCGCCAGCGCAGCCCTCGGGAATCTCGCCGTCAACA CCGAAAACAAAGTCCTCATCgtccagctcggcggcctcaCCCCTCTCATCCGACAGATGCTGTCGCCAAACGTCGAGGTCCAGTGCAACGCCGTCGGTTGCATCACCAACCTCGCTACGCACGAGGAGAACAAGGCCAAGATTGCCCGatccggcgccctcggcccctTGACGAGGCTGGCAAAATCTAGAGACATGCGAGTGCAGAGAAACGCTACGGGCGCCCTCCTCAACATGACACATTCCG ACGAGAACCGCCAGCAGCTCGTCAACGCCGGTGCCATCCCGGTGCTCGTCCAgctcctctcctcgcccgacgtcgacgtccagtactactgcacGACGGCCCTGAGCaacatcgccgtcgacgccaacaaCCGGCGGAAGCTGGCCTCGTCGGAACCCAAGTTGGTGCAGTCGCTCGTCAACCTCAtggactcgtcgtcgcccaagGTGCAGTGTCAAGCCGCCCTGGCCCTGCGGAACTTGGCATCGGATGAAAAGTACCAGCTGGATATCGTCCGGGCCAACGGCCTCCACCCCCTGCTGCGACTCCTCCAATCCTCGTACCTGCCCCTCATCCTCTCGGCGGTGGCATGCATACGCAACATTTCCATTCATCCCATGAACGAGTCGCCCATCATCGAGGCAAACTTCCTGAAgcccctcgtcgacctgctcggctCGACCGACAACGAGGAGATACAGTGCCACGCCATCTCGACGCTGCGCAACCTCGCCGCCAGCTCCGACCGCAACAAGGCCCtggtcctcgacgccggcgccgtgcaGAAGTGCAAGCAGCTCGTGCTCGACGTCCCCGTCACGGTGCAGTCGGAGAtgacggccgccatcgccgtcctcgcgCTGAGCGACGACCTCAAGACGCATCTCCTCAACCTCGGAGTCTGCGACGTCCTCATCCCCCTGACCCACTCTCCGAGCATCGAGGTGCAGGGCaacagcgccgccgccctgggCAACCTGTCGTCGAAAGGTACCGTGCCTCCCCGCGCCCGGCCGCGTGGCCTCTCCGTCGTTGACAGTGGTGCAGTTGGCGAGTACTCGATATTCGTCCAGAACTGGAACGAGcccaacggcggcgtccaCGGCTACCTCGGTCGATTCCTCCAGTCGGGCGACGCCACCTTCCAGCACATCGCCGTTTGGACGCTGCTGCAGCTGTTCGAGTCCGAGGACAAGTCCTTGATCGGCCTCATCGGCAAGGCAGACGACATCATCGAACACATCCGAAGCATTGCGAACCGCCAGGTCGAGGGAGAGCCCGAgttcgacgaggacgacgagggcgaggtg GTTGAGccgggcgccgtcgccaacgtccgcctcgtcggcgagacgtCGGGTCTCGAagcctctcctcgcctcgcgACGTCCGCCGGTCCGCCGAgccgggcgacgacgcgaaCCAAAGGGAGCCACGGCGTTTTTGGTTCCGGGAAGCCCAGGCGGACCGATGCTCGTTTGGCCGCGGTGCTCCTCATCGGCTCGTCCGCCGTCATGCTTCCGCCGAGACCATGTATCCTTGATGTTTCATTTGGCGATTTCGGCCCGCTGAGACTGGCAGGCGGTTCGGAAAGCTCCGAGCCGGCCGTCCGCGCCGGCGTCACGGGTCCGGGCAGGAAAACAGGCGGCTGGCACTTTGTACAAGCATATCTTTTTTCGGCGAGTGACGTGATTAGCCAGCATTAG
- a CDS encoding hypothetical protein (Pc06g01460) yields the protein MISISIGKVLPVPVWQWIGKKFFRPLGPTVLRVSRHRVIKGPCKQPELEAMLYVAEHTSIPVPKILATFTRHGGLFIEMEYVQGCDLAVAWAGSLLAEDERTTIVAEVKEVVDELRNLAPPEDGIVSSARQNGILDCRIGPRLVGPFSNDDFHSLLRGGVPLECCGPIFGEEVAQIHRRQYRTCFTHADLIPRNIIVRHGHVVAVIDWAFAGWYPEYWEFIKAHYDWFPRPNWYAKLYAAIQCYDAELRAERILWHKYDEPGVPREYLARHAEPASNSAE from the coding sequence ATGATATCCATCTCCATCGGTAAAGTTTTACCCGTTCCTGTTTGGCAGTGGATCGGCAAGAAATTCTTTCGGCCCCTAGGACCTACCGTCCTTCGAGTGAGCCGGCATCGCGTCATCAAAGGGCCCTGCAAGCAGCCTGAATTGGAGGCGATGCTCTACGTCGCCGAGCATACGTCAATACCGGTGCCCAAGATCTTGGCGACCTTCACCCGTCATGGTGGTCTCTTCATCGAGATGGAGTACGTGCAAGGCTGCGACCTCGCCGTTGCCTGGGCGGGAAGCCtcctggccgaggacgaaagGACAACGATTGTCGCCGAAGTCaaggaggtcgtcgacgagctccggAATCTCGCGCCGCCCGAGGATGGCATCGTTTCCTCGGCACGCCAGAATGGCATCCTAGACTGTCGAATCGGACCCAGGCTCGTGGGACCATTCAGCAATGATGACTTCCACTCCCTTCTCCGCGGCGGCGTGCCGCTTGAATGTTGCGGGCCCATCTTTGGCGAGGAAGTGGCTCAAATCCATCGACGTCAGTACCGCACCTGCTTCACGCACGCAGATTTGATACCGCGCAACATCATTGTGCGGCATGGacatgtcgtcgccgtcataGACTGGGCCTTTGCCGGCTGGTACCCTGAATACTGGGAATTCATCAAAGCTCACTACGATTGGTTTCCTCGCCCGAACTGGTACGCGAAGCTGTACGCTGCCATTCAGTGTTACGATGCCGAGCTGCGCGCCGAGCGCATTCTTTGGCACAAGTATGACGAGCCGGGAGTGCCGCGGGAGTACTTGGCGAGACATGCAGAACCTGCGTCGAACAGCGCCGAGTAG